A genomic region of Desulfosarcina ovata subsp. ovata contains the following coding sequences:
- the prfA gene encoding peptide chain release factor 1 yields the protein MFDKLKGVEDRFQELERLLSDPKVVQDREAYQTYIREHAEIAPIVTAFREYKRVDRELDDSLELLHDDDPEMKKMAAEEVDRLEKEKDRLKEELKVLLIPKDPLDDKNVILEIRAGTGGDEAGLFAGDLFKMYQRYADGRGWKVDVMDHHTTGVGGLKEIIASINGKGAYSRLKFESGTHRVQRVPTTETQGRIHTSAVTVAVLPEAEDIEVNIDANELKVDVYRSSGPGGQSVNTTDSAVRITHLPTGLVVTCQDEKSQHKNKAKAMKVLRSRLLDQMVREQNEQRSQDRRSQVGSGDRSERIRTYNFPQGRVTDHRIGLTLYRLESILQGDVDEVIDSLVTYYQSQALQHAERLDG from the coding sequence TTGTCCGATCCGAAGGTGGTTCAGGACAGGGAGGCATACCAGACGTACATCCGCGAGCACGCCGAGATCGCGCCGATCGTCACCGCTTTCCGGGAATACAAGCGGGTGGATCGGGAATTGGATGACAGCCTCGAATTGCTCCATGACGACGATCCCGAGATGAAAAAAATGGCCGCGGAAGAGGTCGATCGCCTGGAAAAGGAAAAGGACCGGCTCAAGGAGGAACTCAAGGTCCTTCTGATCCCCAAGGATCCGCTGGACGACAAGAACGTGATCCTGGAAATCCGGGCCGGTACCGGTGGCGACGAAGCCGGCCTCTTTGCCGGCGATCTGTTCAAGATGTATCAGCGTTATGCCGATGGTCGTGGCTGGAAAGTGGATGTGATGGACCACCACACCACCGGCGTGGGCGGCCTCAAGGAGATCATCGCCAGCATCAATGGCAAAGGTGCCTACAGCCGCCTCAAGTTTGAAAGCGGCACCCATCGGGTACAGCGGGTGCCCACCACGGAGACCCAGGGACGCATTCATACGTCCGCCGTCACCGTGGCGGTTTTGCCTGAAGCCGAGGATATCGAGGTCAATATCGACGCCAATGAACTCAAGGTGGACGTCTACCGCTCGTCGGGACCCGGCGGGCAGAGCGTCAACACCACCGACTCGGCCGTGCGCATCACCCACCTGCCCACTGGTCTGGTGGTGACCTGTCAGGACGAGAAATCCCAGCACAAGAACAAGGCCAAGGCCATGAAGGTGTTGCGATCCCGCCTACTCGACCAGATGGTTCGCGAACAGAATGAGCAGCGCTCCCAGGACCGGCGCAGCCAGGTAGGCAGCGGCGATCGCAGCGAACGTATCCGGACTTACAATTTTCCCCAGGGGCGGGTGACCGACCATCGCATCGGGTTGACCCTGTACCGACTGGAATCGATTCTTCAGGGAGATGTGGACGAGGTGATCGACTCCCTGGTGACCTATTACCAGAGCCAGGCGCTTCAGCATGCCGAACGCCTCGACGGATAA
- the prmC gene encoding peptide chain release factor N(5)-glutamine methyltransferase: MPNASTDNRVTWTILELVRWTTDYFRDNGLDSARSEAEILLAHALGVRRIDLYLNHDKPLGPDERAVFKNLIRRRLSGEPVAYLTGTKEFWSLELAVNPAVLIPRPETECLVEAVLPFLETETGVAKRVLDMGTGSGAIIIALAHECPGHRYFAMDRSMDALVTARRNARTHGLEARIDWFCGNWDAALAPQRARFDLIVSNPPYIRSAEIDELQPEVRDHEPRPALDGSPDGLAGLRHIIEMAHCHLNDGGVLALEMGYDQATALQTIADAVGQYTPPRIIKDYSGLDRVAVMTRNA; encoded by the coding sequence ATGCCGAACGCCTCGACGGATAATCGCGTTACCTGGACCATTCTGGAACTGGTGCGCTGGACCACGGATTATTTCCGGGATAACGGACTGGACAGCGCCCGCAGCGAGGCGGAGATCCTGCTTGCCCATGCCCTGGGCGTGCGGCGGATCGATCTTTACCTGAACCATGACAAACCGCTGGGGCCCGACGAACGCGCCGTTTTTAAAAACCTGATCCGAAGGCGGCTCAGCGGCGAACCGGTGGCCTACCTGACCGGCACCAAGGAGTTCTGGTCCCTGGAACTGGCCGTGAATCCGGCCGTGCTGATTCCGCGGCCGGAGACCGAGTGCCTGGTGGAAGCCGTTTTGCCTTTCCTTGAAACGGAAACCGGCGTCGCCAAGCGGGTGCTGGACATGGGCACCGGCAGCGGTGCCATTATCATCGCCCTGGCTCACGAGTGTCCCGGGCACCGTTACTTTGCCATGGATCGCTCCATGGATGCATTGGTCACGGCCCGCCGCAATGCCCGAACCCATGGCCTCGAGGCGCGCATCGACTGGTTTTGCGGCAACTGGGACGCGGCCCTGGCACCGCAGCGGGCGCGTTTTGATCTCATCGTTTCCAATCCGCCTTACATCCGCAGCGCCGAAATCGACGAGCTGCAGCCGGAAGTCCGGGATCACGAGCCCCGTCCGGCACTGGATGGCAGCCCTGACGGGCTGGCCGGTTTGCGCCACATCATCGAAATGGCCCATTGCCATCTCAACGACGGCGGTGTGCTGGCCCTGGAGATGGGCTATGATCAGGCAACGGCATTGCAGACGATTGCCGATGCGGTCGGTCAATACACCCCACCACGCATCATTAAGGATTACAGCGGTCTTGACCGGGTGGCGGTGATGACCAGGAACGCATGA
- the rpsB gene encoding 30S ribosomal protein S2, with amino-acid sequence MAYVTMKELLEAGVHFGHQTKRWNPKMKPYIFGARNGIYIIDLQKTVRMFRDAYDFIVNTVAGGKSVLFVGTKKQARESIYEEANRAEMFYVHNRWLGGMLTNFQTIKKSIDRLNYLNTIENDGSINLFPKKERLKLGKEREKLDSTLGGIRSMTKLPGVIFIVDPKNEAIAVREGRRLGIPIVAIVDTNCDPDEIDHAIPGNDDAIRAIRLVASKMADACIEGRDRYNERQQAEADKGEEEPSELDSAAADLKPGERKVISDGTDGPVVEIIRKGAGVSETSESSEEAAASEAEPTGE; translated from the coding sequence ATGGCTTACGTGACAATGAAAGAACTGCTGGAAGCCGGTGTGCACTTTGGCCACCAGACCAAACGCTGGAATCCGAAAATGAAACCCTATATTTTCGGAGCCAGAAACGGCATCTATATTATCGATCTGCAGAAAACCGTGAGAATGTTTCGTGACGCTTATGATTTTATCGTCAACACGGTTGCCGGTGGCAAATCGGTCCTTTTTGTGGGCACCAAGAAACAGGCCCGCGAGTCGATTTACGAAGAAGCCAACCGGGCCGAAATGTTCTACGTGCACAACCGCTGGCTGGGCGGTATGCTGACCAACTTCCAGACCATCAAGAAAAGCATCGACCGGCTCAATTATCTCAACACCATCGAAAACGACGGGTCGATCAACCTCTTTCCCAAAAAAGAACGTCTGAAACTGGGCAAGGAGCGTGAGAAACTAGACAGCACCCTGGGCGGTATCCGCAGCATGACCAAGCTGCCCGGTGTTATTTTTATCGTCGATCCGAAAAACGAAGCCATTGCCGTACGCGAAGGCCGCCGCCTGGGCATTCCCATCGTGGCGATTGTGGACACCAACTGTGATCCCGATGAAATCGATCACGCCATTCCCGGCAACGATGACGCCATTCGCGCCATTCGCCTGGTCGCATCCAAAATGGCCGATGCCTGCATCGAGGGGCGCGACCGTTACAACGAACGCCAGCAGGCCGAAGCCGACAAGGGCGAGGAAGAGCCCTCTGAACTCGATAGTGCTGCGGCCGACCTCAAACCCGGCGAGCGCAAAGTGATTTCCGACGGCACCGATGGACCGGTGGTCGAAATTATCCGTAAGGGCGCCGGTGTTTCCGAAACCAGTGAATCCTCTGAAGAGGCAGCGGCCTCTGAAGCAGAACCGACGGGAGAATAA